A genome region from Synergistaceae bacterium DZ-S4 includes the following:
- the istA gene encoding IS21 family transposase, whose translation MIRSGLILMIRQEAQSGQTAYAIGKKLGISKNTAKKYIKDVPEDHGLKKRKCPSKLDPYKLQVNTLMSRGIFNCVVIMERIQDAGYDGGITIIKDYVQDKRPPRNTPAVRRYETLPGKQAQMDWGIVHYIDEKGIVHKAPAFMMILGSSRTKYLEFTKRCDFYSLLRCIVNAFEYFDGVPEIVLTDRMKTVIDGSEAGKPLWNKRFEDFASDMGFIPKVCRPKRPQTKGKVERLVDYVKDNFLPGRTFTDAEDLNRHAIAWCQKADSKRHGTTGEIPLESLMKEPLLALPSQETRDKYRWEVRKVTRDGFISYDGAMYGIPWCYSGRELRVRILGEYFEAYDGNVRIVQHKVEYTSGRIVWLKGQYEGLTERNGIAAPLSYAYKVRDISVETRPLSIYDQAAGVM comes from the coding sequence TAATACTGATGATAAGACAGGAAGCACAATCTGGTCAAACAGCGTACGCAATAGGGAAGAAATTGGGCATATCCAAGAACACTGCGAAGAAATATATCAAAGATGTACCTGAAGATCATGGTTTGAAGAAGAGGAAATGTCCGTCGAAATTAGACCCATACAAGTTACAGGTCAACACTTTGATGTCCCGTGGTATTTTCAACTGCGTAGTAATAATGGAGCGTATTCAGGATGCCGGTTATGATGGTGGGATAACAATAATCAAAGATTATGTCCAGGATAAGCGACCGCCAAGGAATACTCCAGCGGTAAGGCGCTATGAAACGCTTCCCGGGAAACAGGCTCAAATGGACTGGGGCATAGTGCATTACATAGATGAAAAAGGAATAGTCCATAAAGCGCCGGCATTTATGATGATCCTTGGCAGTTCCAGAACCAAATACCTTGAATTTACAAAGAGATGCGACTTCTACAGCCTTCTTCGCTGCATAGTAAACGCATTTGAATACTTTGACGGTGTCCCTGAGATTGTTTTGACCGACAGGATGAAGACGGTGATCGACGGCAGCGAAGCAGGCAAGCCTCTATGGAACAAACGGTTTGAGGATTTTGCATCTGACATGGGATTTATACCCAAGGTATGCCGGCCTAAGAGGCCTCAGACAAAAGGGAAAGTTGAAAGGCTCGTTGACTATGTCAAAGACAATTTTCTCCCCGGGAGGACCTTTACAGATGCTGAAGATCTCAACCGTCATGCAATTGCATGGTGTCAGAAAGCTGACAGCAAAAGGCACGGCACAACAGGAGAGATCCCTCTTGAGAGCCTGATGAAAGAACCTCTGCTGGCACTTCCGTCTCAAGAAACGAGAGATAAATATCGTTGGGAGGTAAGAAAAGTCACACGCGACGGATTTATAAGTTATGACGGTGCCATGTACGGGATCCCATGGTGCTACAGCGGCCGGGAACTGAGAGTAAGAATATTAGGAGAATACTTTGAAGCCTACGATGGAAACGTCCGCATTGTACAGCATAAAGTTGAATATACCTCAGGCAGGATAGTATGGCTCAAAGGGCAATACGAAGGTCTCACAGAAAGAAACGGCATAGCTGCCCCTTTGTCATATGCATATAAAGTACGAGACATTTCGGTTGAGACGCGCCCTCTGTCGAT